Proteins encoded within one genomic window of Microbacterium sp. zg-B185:
- a CDS encoding SDR family oxidoreductase yields MPDSAHHRRVRPPRLREHPQRPLTHLRRILPVHRVPSLLEERNESQADSLQGGCRHHRRGCRAGRANRVRFDRGSAINLRGAIKAAQAVEPIMREQRSGVVLNVSSMSAIETSTKLVTYRTGKAALIVTQQFAVGNAEYGIRANAILRGRMDTAMAVDSRARMSGRAREEILQDRAPYVPLSPHTGTGWDIGDTATFLASDETGFITRVSLPVDGGALVKIGW; encoded by the coding sequence ATGCCTGACAGCGCTCATCATCGTCGGGTGCGACCGCCGCGTCTCCGCGAGCATCCGCAACGCCCGCTCACGCATCTCCGGCGAATACTTCCTGTTCATCGTGTTCCATCCTTACTTGAAGAACGGAACGAAAGTCAGGCCGATTCACTACAAGGTGGGTGTCGGCATCACCGGCGGGGATGCCGAGCTGGACGAGCTAACCGAGTACGCTTTGACCGAGGCTCCGCGATCAACTTGCGGGGCGCGATCAAGGCTGCGCAAGCAGTCGAGCCGATCATGCGCGAACAACGCAGCGGTGTCGTGCTGAATGTCTCGTCTATGTCTGCCATCGAGACCAGCACGAAGCTCGTGACCTACCGCACCGGCAAGGCCGCTCTCATCGTCACCCAGCAATTTGCCGTGGGCAATGCCGAGTACGGCATCCGGGCGAACGCCATCCTTCGCGGCCGCATGGACACGGCGATGGCGGTTGACAGCCGGGCAAGAATGTCGGGCAGAGCTCGTGAGGAGATCCTGCAAGACCGCGCGCCGTATGTCCCGCTGTCTCCCCACACCGGCACGGGGTGGGACATCGGGGACACGGCGACATTCCTGGCATCCGACGAAACAGGATTCATCACCCGCGTCTCACTGCCCGTCGATGGCGGCGCACTGGTGAAGATCGGCTGGTAG
- a CDS encoding IS3 family transposase (programmed frameshift): MNRKYSPEMRERALRMLAETRRSHPTMMSAVRHVAGLLGMSPETLRLWQRRAEVDAGVKPGLATDAAAEIKRLQKENAELRKANEVLKAASVFFREGARPPLTEMIRFINEHRDRFGVELICRVLRPAVQGFLTSRGYRAAVGRAPSARQLRDDLLVPEIARLHAENYGVYGRRKMHALMRRQGWEIGRDQTERLMRLAGVEGVKRSKRVFTTKSDPAAEKPKDLVQRRFTAPGPRRLWVADVTYVATWSGFAYVAFVTDVYSRRIVGWNVASTLKSDILPLRALDMAAWDAGGRLDGLVHHADHGPNYLAVVYTDRIEELGAKPSTGTVGDSFDNALAEAVNGLYKTELIRQRGPWRTVEQVELATLEYVWWWNNQRLHGELDMRTPIEVEQAYYADLESAQPALAGQSSR, encoded by the exons ATGAACAGGAAGTATTCGCCGGAGATGCGTGAGCGGGCGTTGCGGATGCTCGCGGAGACGCGGCGGTCGCACCCGACGATGATGAGCGCTGTCAGGCATGTCGCCGGATTGCTCGGGATGAGTCCGGAGACACTGCGGCTGTGGCAGCGCCGGGCCGAGGTCGATGCTGGGGTGAAGCCCGGACTGGCGACGGACGCGGCGGCGGAGATCAAGCGGCTGCAGAAGGAGAACGCCGAACTGCGCAAAGCCAACGAGGTCCTCAAGGCTGCGAGCGTGTTTT TTCGCGAAGGAGCTCGACCGCCCCTGACCGAGATGATCCGGTTCATCAACGAACACCGGGATCGTTTCGGGGTCGAGCTCATCTGCCGGGTCCTCAGGCCCGCAGTCCAGGGCTTCCTCACTTCCCGCGGTTATCGCGCCGCCGTCGGCCGTGCGCCGTCAGCGAGGCAGTTGCGCGACGACCTGCTCGTGCCCGAGATCGCTCGCCTACACGCGGAGAACTACGGCGTCTATGGGCGCCGGAAGATGCATGCGCTGATGCGGCGACAAGGGTGGGAGATCGGTCGCGATCAGACCGAACGGCTGATGCGGTTGGCCGGCGTGGAGGGTGTGAAGCGGTCCAAGAGAGTGTTCACGACGAAGTCCGATCCGGCAGCGGAGAAGCCGAAGGATCTCGTGCAACGCCGATTCACCGCCCCTGGCCCGCGCCGACTCTGGGTGGCCGACGTGACCTATGTCGCAACGTGGTCCGGGTTCGCGTATGTCGCGTTCGTCACCGATGTCTACTCGCGCCGCATCGTGGGCTGGAACGTGGCGTCCACGCTCAAGTCCGACATCCTGCCGCTGCGGGCGCTCGACATGGCTGCCTGGGACGCAGGCGGGCGCCTCGACGGACTGGTCCATCACGCCGATCACGGGCCGAACTATCTCGCCGTGGTCTACACCGATCGGATCGAGGAACTCGGAGCGAAACCTTCCACCGGGACCGTCGGCGACTCGTTCGACAATGCTCTCGCTGAGGCCGTGAACGGCCTCTACAAGACCGAACTGATCCGTCAGCGCGGCCCCTGGCGGACCGTCGAGCAGGTGGAGCTCGCGACTCTCGAGTACGTGTGGTGGTGGAACAACCAGCGACTCCACGGCGAGCTCGACATGCGCACCCCGATCGAGGTGGAGCAGGCGTACTACGCTGACCTGGAATCAGCCCAGCCGGCACTTGCCGGACAAAGCTCCCGATAG
- a CDS encoding MmgE/PrpD family protein: MAETSVESKKLVDFVEESDFTSLPAEVRAHVVRSFVDSVGCIVGGGRHPAVTKTAETLSMAFGQARASFLGQAGQADVFHASLINGFAGASYSYFDSYSTAHLHAGVVHAAALLAIAETMPVTGLELLSAYAAGMEVGCRITKSIALPPADADIGWSTGGIVSGVSAALASGRMHKLNSEQLMHAAGLATSTAAGTREQLGTMAGSLIFGQSAQNGVRAAILATSGFTSSVSSLDGQYGFLPMFSKVPNVPALTDGLGEQWELLSTTFKPFPTDIAVHPCVDGMLKLRLKHGFESEEIVRIDLQISDLAMTFCDRPTPETELDAKFSQQHWVASAARFGAAGLQQGTHAAIFDPEVRRLGAATNLTMDSNLGFDAGIVTIELTDGKQLSAHVEHCVGSAASPMSDADVNVKFVAQTSLSIGTERAEALAGMCWDAESLTDAAAIARAARKL, from the coding sequence ATGGCAGAAACATCAGTTGAGTCGAAGAAGCTCGTCGACTTCGTCGAGGAGTCAGACTTCACAAGTTTGCCCGCGGAAGTCCGCGCGCACGTCGTTCGCTCTTTCGTCGATTCGGTCGGCTGCATCGTGGGTGGGGGGCGTCATCCCGCCGTTACGAAAACAGCCGAGACCTTGTCTATGGCATTCGGTCAGGCACGCGCATCGTTTCTCGGGCAGGCCGGGCAGGCGGATGTATTTCACGCATCCCTGATCAACGGGTTTGCCGGTGCCTCTTACTCCTATTTCGACAGCTACTCGACTGCGCACCTCCACGCAGGTGTAGTCCATGCGGCCGCGCTGCTGGCGATCGCAGAGACGATGCCAGTGACAGGGCTTGAACTTCTCTCGGCCTACGCCGCCGGCATGGAAGTCGGCTGCCGGATTACGAAATCCATCGCACTTCCACCGGCCGATGCCGACATTGGGTGGTCGACCGGCGGCATCGTCAGCGGTGTATCCGCGGCGCTTGCGAGCGGCCGTATGCACAAGCTGAACTCCGAACAGCTCATGCATGCCGCCGGCCTTGCCACGTCAACCGCGGCAGGAACCCGGGAACAACTTGGTACCATGGCGGGCTCGCTCATATTCGGCCAGTCGGCCCAGAACGGAGTGCGAGCAGCGATCCTTGCGACAAGCGGTTTCACCAGCTCTGTGTCAAGCCTGGACGGGCAGTACGGGTTCTTGCCCATGTTTTCAAAGGTTCCCAACGTTCCAGCCCTGACCGATGGGCTTGGCGAGCAGTGGGAGTTGCTGTCAACCACTTTCAAACCCTTTCCGACCGACATTGCGGTCCATCCATGCGTCGATGGGATGCTCAAACTCAGGCTCAAGCATGGGTTTGAGTCCGAAGAAATTGTGCGTATCGATCTTCAGATCAGCGACTTGGCTATGACGTTCTGTGACCGACCCACACCCGAAACCGAACTCGACGCGAAGTTCAGCCAGCAGCACTGGGTGGCGAGCGCGGCGCGTTTTGGTGCGGCAGGGCTACAGCAAGGCACACACGCAGCTATATTCGACCCCGAAGTCCGGCGACTCGGCGCGGCGACCAATCTGACGATGGACTCCAACTTGGGCTTCGACGCCGGGATTGTGACGATCGAGCTCACCGATGGCAAGCAACTGTCTGCCCACGTCGAACACTGCGTCGGCAGCGCTGCCTCACCGATGAGTGATGCAGATGTGAACGTCAAGTTCGTCGCTCAGACGTCCCTCTCCATCGGCACTGAGCGCGCTGAGGCGCTAGCCGGAATGTGCTGGGATGCCGAATCTCTGACGGATGCCGCAGCTATCGCGCGCGCAGCACGCAAGCTGTGA
- a CDS encoding iron ABC transporter permease: MSRTTLSARNRRPAPKLEDVGTSTIPLRARSAPNRRGGSISWYVFAITVAVLVLAPLLIYHAQAFTDGAAGIRELGNVRDLGGIIINTVLIAAGSTLIATVLAIVLAKALVHVPRRMQAFASIIPILTLVAPPVALVTGWGFLFSPKIGYGNVLLRELPWLSGATEGPLNVYSMLGIIIVSGLDITGVVFLLVSTRIMEIRGPLESAAKIAGANAFQSFMTITLPLLRPSIIAGAVVAFLMGLGQFTAPLFLGTRHGIDTITTTIFQIREQFPVDYGLTAALGLPLLLLGIVAVIAQRTAIGDQRRYITQTGGSGATTDRTSWWAFTVIALFGVVAVALPLGAVTVVAFSPFWSGDLLATQFTLTHFESILNNSAVQQSIVVTLVTSVLAVLIALPIGFFAALGIAGPIRAPRFVQYIIDFSFQAPLAVPRAVLGLAILYVLIRPPFQLFGTIWMFVIGYVFIVLPFILRSLHGSFLGLSPSLFEAARISGAGYFRTVLDIAFPLVRRGMAAGAALALVLLSHDFAVSVMVRAPSSQVMGTMLFHFWDGGIFPEVAVMSLLIAVVTSAVLVLTMLIGGRSALRNL; encoded by the coding sequence ATGAGTCGCACGACACTCTCCGCACGCAATCGGCGCCCCGCGCCGAAACTAGAAGATGTTGGCACGTCCACCATCCCCCTGCGCGCGCGCTCCGCGCCCAATCGGCGGGGCGGCAGTATCAGCTGGTACGTCTTCGCGATCACGGTCGCAGTCTTGGTACTCGCGCCCCTCCTGATTTACCATGCTCAGGCCTTCACTGACGGTGCCGCTGGTATCAGGGAACTGGGGAACGTCCGCGACCTTGGCGGGATCATCATCAATACCGTGCTCATCGCTGCAGGGTCGACCCTCATTGCGACGGTTCTCGCGATCGTCCTTGCGAAGGCGCTCGTGCACGTGCCCCGGCGGATGCAGGCCTTCGCCTCCATAATTCCCATCTTGACACTGGTCGCGCCCCCGGTGGCGCTCGTGACCGGATGGGGCTTCCTATTCTCGCCCAAGATTGGTTACGGCAACGTACTGCTGCGTGAACTGCCTTGGCTTTCGGGCGCGACAGAGGGGCCGCTCAACGTTTACTCGATGCTGGGGATCATCATCGTGTCCGGCCTGGACATTACCGGCGTCGTATTCCTGCTCGTCTCTACGCGGATCATGGAGATCCGCGGTCCCCTCGAATCGGCGGCGAAGATTGCCGGGGCAAACGCCTTCCAGAGCTTCATGACGATTACACTGCCGCTCCTGAGACCCTCGATCATCGCGGGTGCAGTTGTCGCGTTCCTGATGGGCTTGGGGCAATTTACCGCCCCACTGTTCCTCGGTACGCGGCACGGGATTGACACAATCACAACGACGATTTTCCAGATCCGAGAGCAGTTCCCTGTCGATTATGGGTTGACGGCCGCGCTCGGCCTTCCACTTCTGCTCCTGGGTATCGTCGCCGTAATCGCGCAACGGACTGCGATCGGCGATCAGCGCCGCTACATCACTCAGACGGGTGGCAGCGGTGCGACGACCGACCGGACTTCCTGGTGGGCATTCACGGTCATCGCCCTCTTCGGTGTTGTTGCAGTGGCGCTTCCGTTGGGGGCGGTCACTGTCGTCGCCTTCTCGCCATTCTGGTCAGGGGATCTCCTCGCGACGCAGTTCACACTGACGCATTTCGAGAGCATCCTGAACAATTCAGCCGTGCAGCAATCCATCGTCGTGACCTTGGTGACTTCAGTGTTGGCGGTTCTGATCGCGCTCCCGATCGGGTTCTTCGCCGCTCTCGGCATCGCGGGTCCGATCCGCGCACCCCGCTTCGTCCAGTACATAATCGACTTCAGCTTCCAGGCCCCGCTCGCCGTGCCGCGGGCGGTGCTCGGGCTTGCGATCCTTTACGTGCTGATCCGACCACCGTTTCAGCTATTCGGCACAATTTGGATGTTCGTGATTGGGTACGTCTTCATCGTGTTGCCATTCATTCTCCGTTCGCTGCACGGCAGCTTCCTCGGGCTCAGCCCGTCGCTCTTCGAAGCTGCACGAATTTCCGGAGCGGGGTACTTTCGCACGGTGCTTGATATCGCATTTCCGCTGGTGCGCCGGGGCATGGCGGCCGGCGCCGCCCTTGCGCTCGTGCTCCTGTCGCACGATTTCGCAGTCTCAGTTATGGTGCGTGCGCCCAGTAGCCAGGTGATGGGGACAATGCTCTTCCACTTCTGGGACGGGGGCATCTTCCCAGAGGTCGCCGTAATGTCGCTACTCATTGCCGTTGTGACTTCAGCTGTCCTCGTCCTCACCATGCTTATCGGCGGCCGTTCCGCCCTGCGCAACCTATAG
- a CDS encoding ABC transporter ATP-binding protein — MTITNAPRQNNGLEESGANPRIAASVSGLEKTFTTKDRTVHALRGIDLHIADGEYVVVLGPSGCGKTTLIRCISGLEAPTSGRIGLKDLVVFDASSGADIKPNKRNVGLVFQNYALWPHMSVERNVGYPLRMRKIKRSERDRMVKAVLTSLETPHLADRLPAELSGGQQQRIALARALVSEPGILLLDEPLSNLDALLRVSLRAELLRLHRKIGFTAIHITHDQEEALEMGDRVVLMREGRIEQVGPPAEVYAHPVSPYAANFLGVRNQMEVTLAGGRLSVDGSTIEGSEAIAARCSGGDGLQLFVRDQDARLAARHGNVDPDELRLHGTLAQVVLGAGGRPRYIVDVAGRQWYAANTTVADAHPGDEVDLVVASERALVYQGESLV, encoded by the coding sequence ATGACGATCACCAACGCACCACGACAGAACAACGGCCTTGAGGAGTCCGGCGCAAACCCGCGGATTGCCGCTTCGGTATCGGGTCTCGAGAAGACCTTCACCACGAAGGACCGGACAGTCCATGCTCTCCGCGGCATCGATTTGCACATCGCTGACGGCGAGTACGTTGTCGTTCTCGGTCCGAGCGGTTGTGGCAAGACGACCCTCATCCGTTGCATCTCGGGGCTAGAAGCCCCGACGTCCGGTAGGATCGGGCTGAAGGATCTAGTCGTCTTCGACGCGAGTTCCGGCGCGGATATCAAACCTAACAAGCGCAATGTTGGGCTTGTATTCCAGAACTACGCATTGTGGCCGCATATGTCAGTTGAGCGAAACGTCGGTTACCCATTGCGGATGCGCAAGATAAAGCGGTCGGAGCGGGACCGCATGGTGAAAGCCGTGCTGACGTCGTTGGAGACGCCGCACCTGGCAGACCGCTTGCCTGCGGAGCTCAGCGGCGGTCAGCAGCAGCGCATTGCCCTGGCTCGAGCGCTCGTGTCTGAGCCGGGCATCCTGCTGCTCGACGAACCGCTCAGCAACTTGGACGCGCTGCTGCGGGTATCACTTCGCGCCGAGCTGTTGAGGCTGCATCGCAAGATCGGATTTACCGCCATCCATATCACGCACGACCAGGAAGAAGCGCTGGAGATGGGTGACCGAGTCGTCCTGATGCGGGAGGGTCGGATCGAGCAAGTGGGGCCGCCAGCCGAGGTGTACGCGCACCCCGTGTCCCCGTATGCCGCCAACTTCCTCGGGGTGCGGAACCAGATGGAGGTCACACTTGCGGGGGGCCGGCTTTCCGTCGACGGGAGCACAATTGAGGGGAGCGAGGCGATTGCCGCGCGGTGTTCTGGCGGCGACGGTTTGCAGCTTTTCGTCCGTGACCAGGACGCACGCCTCGCAGCGCGACATGGAAACGTCGACCCGGATGAACTGCGGCTGCATGGAACGCTCGCTCAGGTCGTGCTCGGAGCCGGGGGGCGCCCGCGGTACATCGTGGATGTCGCCGGTCGTCAGTGGTACGCGGCTAATACGACCGTGGCCGATGCGCACCCGGGTGACGAAGTCGATCTCGTAGTGGCGTCGGAACGTGCTCTTGTCTACCAGGGGGAGTCTCTCGTCTAA
- a CDS encoding extracellular solute-binding protein, producing MDFRHSTRRLGIFSAVATMAVAGLVLTACSGTTPADTTAVDAGEWDSVVEAANAEGSLTVYTTQPGSDVFIKEEFEEAYPDITVTVNRLATGDMLPLLDQEIEGAVRSADVTFHAEHPWFAERGEQGALAPISVNADNESAYGDFEGEFGIPILRYGYSFGHNTNLGEPVASIEELVESAEASGVSIGLNDSGSSTAMKSQYALWEATYPGILERIGALPHVAFSGTQPIAQSMGAGEVGFGVGFVPGVIPPLAAQGAPIAEDIPTSAGVGGVELSAGILATAPHPNAAVVFTNWLMTPGVQKQLTELWPGMVGFVVPGLTGLKYDDIQIYDHEEWTDERRKDFQADWDALFKG from the coding sequence ATGGATTTTCGCCACAGCACACGCAGGTTAGGAATCTTCTCGGCGGTCGCGACCATGGCCGTCGCTGGACTGGTTCTCACAGCTTGCTCCGGCACGACACCGGCGGACACGACGGCTGTCGACGCTGGCGAGTGGGACTCGGTTGTAGAAGCGGCCAACGCGGAGGGGTCCCTCACGGTCTATACAACTCAGCCGGGGTCAGATGTCTTCATCAAGGAAGAGTTCGAGGAAGCTTACCCAGACATCACTGTCACAGTGAACCGGCTTGCGACCGGTGACATGCTGCCACTGCTCGATCAGGAGATCGAGGGCGCGGTCAGGAGTGCCGATGTGACTTTCCACGCGGAGCATCCGTGGTTTGCAGAGCGCGGTGAGCAGGGCGCGCTAGCCCCGATATCCGTCAACGCGGACAACGAGAGCGCTTACGGCGACTTCGAAGGCGAGTTCGGTATCCCCATCCTTCGGTACGGGTACTCCTTCGGGCACAACACGAATCTTGGTGAACCCGTTGCGTCGATCGAGGAACTCGTGGAGTCTGCAGAGGCCAGTGGTGTATCGATCGGACTCAACGATTCCGGTTCATCGACGGCAATGAAGAGCCAGTATGCACTCTGGGAAGCGACCTATCCCGGCATTCTTGAGCGCATCGGGGCGCTTCCTCACGTTGCGTTCAGTGGAACGCAGCCGATTGCTCAGAGCATGGGAGCGGGTGAGGTCGGATTCGGAGTTGGCTTCGTTCCCGGAGTTATTCCGCCGCTGGCTGCGCAGGGCGCGCCAATCGCGGAGGACATTCCCACAAGCGCCGGCGTAGGCGGGGTAGAGCTCAGTGCTGGCATTCTTGCGACAGCTCCCCATCCGAACGCTGCTGTGGTATTCACCAATTGGCTTATGACGCCAGGTGTCCAGAAGCAGCTTACGGAGCTGTGGCCGGGGATGGTGGGTTTCGTCGTCCCGGGACTGACAGGGTTGAAATACGACGACATCCAGATTTACGACCACGAGGAGTGGACGGATGAGCGACGCAAGGACTTTCAGGCTGATTGGGACGCCTTATTCAAGGGCTAA
- a CDS encoding MFS transporter: MAQNGSAAIVISDDSPFLNRFREYLAVVMPGLAATAFAAPAFAIGPLSFAIRQDFPFSVAQVGFAFAAFYAASAFCVGVGGWIVTRWGSLPPLRVGLIVTAVVCIFTGFTDSALAVICVSALAGAVNGLVTPSANLMVMSLVPHRFHGLSFGMKVAGAFAAATFAAASVWATTTLGASWRAPFVAFATFAITVCLLSFTLRVPGRSVRPTSPPAARSFTPVQRVTPRGSLLLLVLGGLLATIGTSVLAPFLVEGLADHGIPLTTAGGLLALGSWLGIASRILVGGLSDRWGDATAHLRMVAVMNVFAAASLLTLGLATAATPLIVATVAGFTLGSAWPGLVQHAVIVTHRRAQARATSWMQGGTYSGAVVGPLLFGIVAERVSFASAWAMCAVIVVAGVIILSGGVALLRK; the protein is encoded by the coding sequence GTGGCGCAAAACGGGTCGGCGGCAATAGTGATTTCGGATGACTCGCCGTTCCTGAATCGATTTCGTGAGTACCTGGCTGTCGTTATGCCCGGGCTGGCGGCGACAGCGTTTGCGGCGCCCGCGTTTGCTATCGGCCCACTCTCCTTCGCGATTCGTCAGGACTTCCCATTTAGCGTTGCCCAGGTCGGCTTCGCCTTTGCTGCGTTCTACGCGGCCTCTGCCTTTTGCGTTGGTGTGGGTGGTTGGATCGTGACACGCTGGGGGAGTCTCCCGCCCCTGCGAGTCGGATTGATCGTTACGGCGGTCGTCTGCATCTTCACTGGGTTTACTGACTCTGCTCTGGCGGTGATCTGTGTATCCGCGCTGGCTGGTGCGGTGAATGGGCTCGTGACGCCCTCCGCCAACCTGATGGTGATGAGCCTTGTGCCTCACCGATTCCACGGACTTTCATTCGGAATGAAGGTGGCTGGCGCATTCGCTGCAGCGACGTTTGCTGCGGCGAGCGTCTGGGCTACTACGACGCTTGGTGCGAGTTGGCGAGCACCGTTCGTAGCGTTTGCGACTTTCGCCATCACCGTTTGTCTACTGAGTTTCACCCTCCGGGTTCCGGGCCGCTCGGTTCGTCCAACTAGTCCTCCCGCCGCTCGAAGCTTTACCCCGGTACAACGCGTCACACCACGTGGGTCCCTCCTCCTGCTCGTTCTTGGAGGTTTGCTTGCGACGATCGGTACCTCTGTACTCGCCCCATTCCTCGTGGAGGGCTTGGCTGACCACGGCATCCCGCTCACCACGGCCGGGGGGCTGTTGGCTTTGGGGAGTTGGCTCGGCATTGCCTCGAGGATTCTGGTCGGTGGCCTGTCGGACAGGTGGGGGGACGCCACTGCGCACCTTCGGATGGTTGCCGTGATGAATGTATTCGCCGCAGCAAGCCTGTTGACACTCGGTCTCGCCACCGCTGCGACGCCACTTATCGTGGCAACCGTTGCTGGGTTCACCCTTGGCTCAGCATGGCCAGGGCTCGTCCAGCACGCAGTCATCGTGACGCACCGGCGGGCACAGGCTCGCGCAACGAGCTGGATGCAGGGTGGCACCTACTCGGGTGCCGTCGTCGGACCGCTGTTGTTCGGCATCGTCGCCGAGCGTGTGTCGTTCGCCTCGGCATGGGCAATGTGCGCCGTGATCGTAGTCGCCGGTGTAATCATACTTTCGGGGGGCGTGGCTCTACTCCGCAAGTGA
- a CDS encoding carboxymuconolactone decarboxylase family protein has product MSNSTYADLGSFAEAIGGDGAVDALRRASETSLASSSQYWRVPMEGRHLTPRMKELLLLAMHGAATALNERAIARHVARARSAGASDADIIDVFVTISGLTVHALYFSAPILIEELEEAGITPVMEPESAIEYEKTKAEFIAARGFWNPARDALVRVMPTYFATLAAQSSESWTNGSLTMKEREFLCIAIDSTVTHNFESGLRLHIRNALKHGATGGELAEILELTALMGLEGLVIGAHEIARDNI; this is encoded by the coding sequence ATGTCGAATTCCACCTACGCGGACCTAGGTTCCTTTGCCGAGGCAATAGGCGGCGACGGTGCCGTCGATGCGCTTCGGCGGGCGTCTGAGACATCGCTCGCCTCGTCGTCTCAGTACTGGCGGGTCCCGATGGAGGGGCGCCACCTCACACCCCGCATGAAGGAATTGCTGCTCCTCGCCATGCACGGTGCGGCGACCGCCCTGAACGAGCGCGCCATCGCGCGTCACGTCGCAAGGGCGAGGTCCGCGGGTGCATCCGACGCCGACATCATTGACGTCTTCGTCACCATCTCCGGCCTCACCGTACACGCACTGTACTTCTCCGCCCCCATCCTCATTGAAGAGTTAGAGGAAGCCGGCATCACGCCCGTCATGGAGCCCGAGAGTGCGATCGAGTACGAAAAGACCAAGGCCGAGTTCATTGCGGCACGCGGCTTCTGGAACCCCGCGCGCGATGCCCTCGTCCGTGTCATGCCAACGTATTTCGCGACACTCGCCGCGCAGTCAAGCGAGTCCTGGACAAACGGCTCCCTCACAATGAAGGAACGCGAGTTCCTGTGCATTGCGATCGACTCCACAGTGACGCATAACTTCGAGTCGGGCTTGCGCCTACACATCCGCAACGCCCTCAAGCATGGTGCGACGGGCGGCGAACTTGCAGAAATCCTCGAACTGACCGCCCTCATGGGTCTGGAAGGCCTGGTCATCGGCGCGCACGAGATCGCGCGGGACAATATCTGA
- a CDS encoding MmgE/PrpD family protein, translating to MASLTAEIGKFLEGISYDDLPAEVLPMVRDAFTDTVGVVMVGIEEPVANIVRKTLVEPAARGEARACLSSHLVSAPEAALLAGAIAHSLDYDDQSMSGHPSAVLVPAILAEAETLGSTGKEAVTAYVAGYEVWCELWRRSRNYHAKGWHPTSVFGVMAAAAAGAVLHKLSAERAATAVAIAGSFAGGLFSNFGSMMKGYHAGQAARGGLEAARLAAAGMSAGHDAIENVQGFLVAFSPDAQPDLESESKLGKEWYLPKHKLLIKLHPTCYFLHRSFNGTVKLLAENTDIAPDDIASVEVHMGRGQVTCLVYERPQTRWEAEFSGQYGIAAAVLLGKLGVPETADEVVQRPDMQAFLPKVKLTAVDEFDPRDPVFSPSETVTLTLNDGRVIKSDPITTIPGGANDPLSAEQLWTKFQECTLLTHNEADARILFDQLQRIDSLESMSELPTCTGIFKD from the coding sequence ATGGCATCTCTCACCGCCGAGATCGGCAAGTTTCTGGAAGGGATTTCTTACGACGACCTCCCCGCGGAGGTCCTCCCCATGGTTCGCGACGCCTTCACCGACACTGTCGGCGTTGTGATGGTGGGTATCGAGGAGCCCGTTGCGAACATCGTGCGCAAAACTCTCGTAGAGCCAGCGGCTCGCGGGGAGGCACGCGCATGTCTGTCATCGCACCTCGTCTCGGCTCCCGAGGCGGCTCTGCTCGCGGGTGCCATCGCCCACTCGTTGGACTACGACGATCAGTCCATGTCGGGGCACCCCAGCGCAGTGCTGGTGCCTGCCATCCTCGCGGAGGCCGAAACCCTTGGCTCCACCGGTAAGGAAGCCGTTACTGCGTACGTTGCCGGCTACGAGGTGTGGTGCGAACTCTGGCGCCGCTCACGCAATTACCACGCCAAGGGCTGGCACCCGACTTCGGTCTTTGGCGTCATGGCGGCCGCGGCAGCTGGTGCCGTTTTGCACAAGTTGTCCGCCGAGCGCGCCGCAACTGCCGTCGCAATTGCCGGTAGCTTCGCTGGCGGTCTCTTCTCGAACTTTGGCTCGATGATGAAGGGCTATCACGCAGGACAGGCCGCGCGCGGCGGTCTGGAAGCGGCGCGACTCGCTGCGGCTGGTATGTCAGCCGGCCACGACGCAATCGAGAACGTGCAGGGATTCCTCGTAGCGTTCTCGCCGGATGCGCAGCCCGATCTTGAGTCGGAGTCGAAGCTCGGTAAAGAGTGGTATCTGCCCAAGCACAAGCTGCTCATCAAGCTGCACCCCACCTGCTACTTCCTGCACCGTTCCTTCAACGGCACGGTGAAGTTGCTCGCGGAGAACACGGACATCGCGCCGGATGACATTGCCTCAGTCGAGGTGCACATGGGGCGCGGGCAGGTTACCTGCCTCGTCTACGAGCGTCCGCAGACGCGCTGGGAGGCGGAATTCAGCGGCCAGTACGGAATCGCCGCAGCTGTCTTGCTGGGCAAGCTGGGTGTGCCCGAGACCGCCGACGAGGTCGTGCAGCGACCCGACATGCAGGCGTTCCTGCCCAAGGTGAAGTTGACCGCCGTCGATGAGTTTGACCCCCGCGACCCCGTGTTCTCGCCCTCGGAGACCGTCACGCTCACGCTCAATGACGGACGAGTGATCAAGAGCGACCCGATCACGACAATTCCCGGCGGCGCCAATGACCCGCTCTCCGCCGAGCAGCTGTGGACCAAGTTCCAGGAGTGCACGCTCTTGACGCACAACGAGGCGGACGCGCGCATCCTCTTCGATCAACTGCAGCGGATTGACTCCCTCGAATCAATGAGCGAGCTTCCCACCTGCACCGGAATCTTCAAGGACTGA